A genomic stretch from Sulfurimonas sediminis includes:
- a CDS encoding glutamate synthase subunit beta — translation MERKKQYLKIKKEIPKKREAQERKMDFHPTYHLFSHKEADAQSERCIKCPIDLLKDMSGEFSFCRTGCPLENKIPIWIEKVKQNDIKGAFEASNETSPFPEILGMVCPHDVLCQGGCTISKTESGSVTIGAIEVYLNEEAFKMGLKPDYGTNAVKSGKKVAIIGSGPAGMSCATFLLRGGVSVDMFEKSDRPGGLLTYGIPNFKIKKDVILRRFRWMQEAGMNLHLNTDIETPEQMKQLIDEYDAIFVGLGAPNSRGARMKNEDAHGVYHVMDILRHAQKMVFEDFYENILKDKRVVVIGGGDSAMDAVRTSVRMKAKSVTCAYRRDQANMPGSAKEVINAQEEGVIFEFYTAPKEVVVDEGRHVKGVICQRTALGEPGEDGRRRLEVVEDSDFVIDCDVIILALGFDNYEFPWYDDAEINTGKWGDIIVDENKRTSNKRIYAGGDAVRGADLAVTAAADGREAALSILRDFGISL, via the coding sequence ATGGAAAGAAAAAAACAGTATTTGAAGATTAAAAAAGAGATACCAAAGAAAAGAGAAGCACAAGAGAGAAAGATGGATTTTCATCCAACATATCATCTGTTTTCTCATAAAGAGGCTGATGCACAGTCAGAGAGATGTATCAAGTGTCCAATTGACCTACTCAAAGATATGAGTGGAGAATTTAGTTTTTGTCGTACAGGTTGTCCGTTGGAAAATAAAATTCCTATTTGGATAGAAAAAGTAAAACAGAATGATATAAAAGGGGCATTTGAAGCAAGTAATGAAACTTCTCCTTTTCCTGAAATTCTTGGTATGGTGTGTCCTCATGATGTGTTGTGTCAGGGAGGTTGTACAATCTCTAAAACTGAATCAGGGAGTGTTACTATCGGTGCTATTGAAGTTTATCTGAATGAAGAGGCTTTTAAAATGGGACTGAAGCCTGATTATGGGACAAATGCAGTAAAATCTGGTAAAAAAGTAGCGATTATAGGAAGTGGACCTGCTGGGATGAGTTGTGCTACATTTTTGCTTCGTGGTGGCGTAAGTGTTGATATGTTTGAAAAATCAGACCGCCCAGGTGGACTCTTGACATATGGTATTCCAAATTTTAAAATTAAGAAAGATGTCATTTTAAGAAGATTTCGATGGATGCAAGAGGCAGGAATGAATCTGCATCTCAATACAGATATAGAGACACCAGAACAGATGAAGCAACTTATAGATGAGTATGATGCAATTTTTGTTGGTCTTGGAGCACCAAATAGTCGTGGTGCAAGAATGAAAAATGAAGATGCTCATGGTGTTTATCATGTTATGGATATTTTACGCCATGCACAAAAAATGGTTTTTGAAGACTTTTATGAAAATATTTTAAAAGACAAGCGTGTAGTTGTTATCGGTGGAGGTGACTCTGCTATGGATGCGGTGAGAACTTCAGTAAGAATGAAAGCAAAATCTGTGACATGTGCCTATAGACGAGATCAGGCAAATATGCCAGGGAGTGCAAAAGAGGTTATAAATGCACAAGAAGAGGGTGTAATATTTGAGTTTTATACGGCACCAAAAGAAGTTGTAGTAGATGAAGGTCGCCATGTAAAAGGGGTGATTTGTCAAAGAACAGCATTGGGCGAACCAGGTGAAGATGGAAGACGCCGTTTGGAAGTTGTAGAAGATAGTGACTTTGTTATTGATTGTGATGTTATTATATTGGCATTAGGTTTTGATAACTATGAATTTCCATGGTATGATGATGCAGAGATAAATACCGGAAAATGGGGTGATATTATTGTTGATGAAAATAAAAGAACCTCAAACAAAAGAATTTATGCAGGTGGAGATGCCGTTCGTGGCGCTGATTTAGCAGTTACTGCTGCTGCAGATGGACGAGAGGCAGCACTCTCTATATTAAGAGATTTTGGAATTTCACTATAG
- a CDS encoding nickel-dependent hydrogenase large subunit produces MSEKIAIGPFNPELEESVYFKLKADENRIVTDVEIINGFIHRGMEGLVTKKNFMQNLILTERVCSLCSNNHPFTYAMAVEKISGIKIPLRAEALRVVADEVKRVASDMFNLAMLTHLAHTHDLMKETMNIREHMQDLKEVIWGNRMDMSVNILTGTKYDLDEGKIEIILEKLKIVESQVRALQEKYENSEAFKEKTIGVGVLPKEDALSIGVTGPVARGSGINNDVRVIAPYSLYAIRPEIRPNVTLRTEGDVYARAMVRFGDILEAIRIIKDVVADLPEGPTYLEKRPHIPAGEAVVRTEAPRGELIYYLKTDGSQKPERMRWKVPTFTNWEALKVMILGDKVDNVTMILNSIDPCISCTER; encoded by the coding sequence ATGAGTGAAAAGATAGCAATAGGTCCATTTAATCCAGAATTAGAAGAGTCTGTATATTTCAAACTAAAAGCAGATGAAAATAGAATAGTAACCGATGTTGAAATAATAAATGGTTTTATTCATAGAGGAATGGAAGGTCTTGTAACAAAGAAAAACTTTATGCAAAATCTTATTTTAACAGAGAGAGTCTGTTCTTTGTGTTCAAACAATCATCCATTTACATATGCTATGGCTGTGGAAAAAATTTCAGGCATTAAAATTCCTCTTCGTGCTGAAGCACTGCGAGTAGTTGCTGATGAAGTAAAAAGAGTTGCATCAGATATGTTTAACTTGGCAATGCTTACACATCTCGCACATACACATGACCTGATGAAAGAGACGATGAATATTCGCGAGCATATGCAAGATTTAAAAGAGGTTATTTGGGGTAACAGAATGGATATGAGTGTTAATATTCTCACTGGTACCAAATATGATCTTGACGAAGGAAAGATAGAGATAATTTTAGAGAAACTAAAAATTGTTGAATCACAAGTAAGAGCCCTGCAAGAGAAATATGAAAACTCTGAGGCATTTAAAGAGAAGACGATTGGTGTTGGTGTTTTACCAAAAGAGGACGCACTGAGTATAGGTGTAACAGGTCCGGTGGCAAGAGGAAGCGGGATAAATAATGATGTTAGAGTCATTGCTCCTTACTCTCTTTATGCAATACGCCCAGAGATTCGTCCAAATGTTACTCTTAGAACAGAGGGTGATGTGTATGCAAGAGCTATGGTTCGTTTTGGTGACATTTTAGAGGCTATTCGCATCATAAAAGATGTCGTTGCTGATTTACCTGAAGGTCCTACATACTTAGAAAAGAGACCGCATATTCCTGCTGGTGAAGCAGTTGTAAGAACGGAAGCTCCTCGTGGAGAACTTATATATTATCTTAAAACAGATGGTTCTCAAAAACCAGAGAGAATGCGATGGAAAGTACCAACTTTTACAAACTGGGAAGCCCTAAAAGTTATGATTTTAGGGGATAAGGTCGATAATGTAACGATGATTCTTAATAGTATTGATCCATGTATTTCATGTACAGAAAGATAG
- a CDS encoding TetR/AcrR family transcriptional regulator yields MKKVLKKNQIIMFALKLFSKKGFYNTKISDISKDIGMSVGHFYNYFPSKKSLAKDSIRYVTSQLAENLREINAQEISQKEKIYAFVKGYFAFISEYPEMIEYFFRVYLSNRELFCDEEDCGFSLAKEFIDEIETLINVGVAKGEFKEKNFYVTFAFITGTLGAITFLSGEDVLENDLSIYIDEVSNSIYNALVC; encoded by the coding sequence ATGAAAAAGGTTTTAAAAAAAAATCAGATTATAATGTTTGCTTTAAAACTTTTTTCAAAAAAAGGTTTTTATAACACGAAAATATCTGATATTTCCAAAGATATAGGGATGAGTGTTGGTCATTTTTATAACTATTTTCCATCAAAGAAAAGTTTGGCAAAAGATTCTATCCGTTATGTTACATCACAACTTGCAGAAAATCTAAGAGAGATAAATGCTCAAGAGATTTCACAAAAAGAGAAAATCTATGCATTTGTGAAGGGATATTTTGCTTTTATATCGGAATATCCAGAGATGATAGAGTACTTTTTTCGTGTTTATTTATCCAACAGAGAACTCTTTTGTGATGAGGAAGATTGTGGATTTTCTTTAGCAAAAGAGTTCATAGATGAAATTGAGACACTTATAAATGTTGGTGTTGCAAAGGGTGAATTTAAAGAGAAAAATTTCTATGTAACTTTTGCTTTTATCACAGGAACGCTTGGTGCTATTACTTTTTTAAGCGGTGAAGATGTTTTAGAAAATGATTTAAGCATTTATATCGACGAGGTTTCAAACTCTATATATAATGCTTTAGTGTGTTAA
- a CDS encoding PDGLE domain-containing protein, whose amino-acid sequence MKNKLYLLLSLLIVAVPLGLLSENPAWGEWEEDYYEKILGFIPTGIKNAHTLSSPLPDYSINGMNEVVSYYLSALLGLVLVYGIFYIFTKITAKKQDNHGSA is encoded by the coding sequence ATGAAAAATAAACTTTATCTTCTCTTGTCTCTTTTAATTGTAGCGGTCCCTCTTGGGCTTTTGAGTGAAAATCCGGCATGGGGAGAATGGGAAGAGGATTATTATGAAAAAATTCTGGGTTTTATACCAACTGGGATTAAAAATGCACATACCCTCTCCTCACCTCTACCTGATTACTCCATAAACGGAATGAATGAAGTAGTCAGTTACTATCTCTCTGCCCTGCTCGGTTTGGTTCTGGTCTATGGGATTTTTTATATTTTTACAAAAATCACAGCCAAAAAACAGGATAATCATGGTTCTGCATAG
- the hypB gene encoding hydrogenase nickel incorporation protein HypB yields MCADCGCSITGTNLGDGHHHHHHHHENGHSHEHQAAHETLHHNPQLNDAKTISVITKILDKNNHEAAHNRAHFEKHNVLSINLMSSPGSGKTTLLENMAEMAKFKFGVVEGDLETSRDAERIKAKGIPAYQIQTGSACHLDAFMVHKGLHEMPLEEIDVCFIENVGNLVCPASYDVGAHLNIVLVSIPEGSDKIEKYPVMFRQADLILITKTDLIEYFDYDLEHEKQEARKIKPGVDILEVNIKDKASIQRVIDWIEFKRTMRG; encoded by the coding sequence ATGTGTGCAGATTGCGGATGTAGTATAACAGGAACAAATTTAGGAGATGGACACCATCATCATCATCATCATCACGAAAATGGGCACAGTCATGAACACCAAGCAGCTCATGAAACACTGCATCACAATCCACAGCTTAACGATGCAAAAACAATCAGTGTAATTACAAAAATTTTAGACAAAAATAATCATGAAGCAGCACATAACCGTGCTCATTTTGAAAAACATAATGTTTTAAGTATTAATCTTATGAGTTCTCCCGGAAGTGGAAAAACAACACTTTTAGAAAATATGGCAGAGATGGCTAAGTTTAAATTTGGTGTTGTTGAGGGAGATTTAGAGACGAGTCGTGATGCTGAAAGAATTAAGGCAAAAGGTATTCCTGCATACCAAATTCAAACGGGAAGTGCTTGTCATTTAGATGCTTTTATGGTGCATAAAGGTTTGCATGAAATGCCGCTTGAAGAGATTGATGTCTGTTTTATAGAGAATGTTGGAAATCTTGTCTGTCCAGCCTCTTATGATGTAGGTGCACATTTAAATATAGTTTTGGTTTCTATTCCTGAGGGGAGTGATAAAATAGAAAAATACCCAGTTATGTTTCGTCAGGCTGATTTAATTTTAATTACCAAAACAGATTTAATAGAATATTTTGATTATGATTTGGAACATGAAAAACAAGAAGCACGAAAAATTAAGCCAGGTGTAGATATTTTAGAAGTAAATATCAAAGATAAAGCTTCTATTCAAAGAGTTATTGATTGGATAGAATTCAAAAGAACAATGAGAGGCTAA
- a CDS encoding 4Fe-4S dicluster domain-containing protein, producing MRNNRFIYADPDKCIGCINCELACSASHMDLDIDTVYAMAARGETIAPSRNKVLTLNGKTAPMQCMQCPDAPCLEGCPVDIIKFEDDFVKYYESDCIGCQSCDMVCPYGAVVMAANIKKDAPVSQMVALTCDLCGGENGKQACVNICPTDAIALIDYEEFAVIQNRR from the coding sequence ATGAGAAATAATAGATTTATATATGCTGATCCAGATAAATGTATAGGGTGTATTAACTGTGAACTTGCTTGTAGTGCAAGTCATATGGATCTTGATATTGATACGGTTTATGCAATGGCAGCAAGGGGTGAGACAATCGCACCTTCAAGAAATAAAGTTTTAACTCTAAATGGAAAAACTGCACCGATGCAGTGTATGCAATGTCCTGATGCACCATGTCTTGAAGGGTGTCCTGTAGATATTATTAAATTTGAAGATGACTTTGTAAAGTATTACGAAAGTGACTGTATTGGGTGTCAAAGTTGTGATATGGTTTGTCCATATGGTGCTGTTGTTATGGCAGCAAATATAAAAAAAGATGCTCCTGTTAGTCAAATGGTTGCACTTACTTGTGATTTGTGTGGCGGAGAAAATGGTAAGCAGGCATGTGTAAATATCTGTCCTACAGATGCAATTGCTCTAATAGATTATGAAGAGTTTGCAGTTATACAGAATAGAAGATAA
- the hypD gene encoding hydrogenase formation protein HypD gives MAELQLKDLYDGFRNPEVIQGFAKLINEEAKKLSRPINIMEVCGGHTHSIMKFGLPQLLPENINFIHGPGCPVCIMPKERIDHAYILAELDDTILVTLGDMIKVPGSHGSLQDARAKGADVRFVYSPLDTLKIAQENPDKKVIFFAIGFETTTPMTTSLIDIVIKKEIKNIFFHINHVTVPEVMVELIDSRDEHVDSYNNRIDAFLGPSHVSVITGSKIYEKFPKEYNRPVVVAGFEPVDIMEAILMILRQFNEGRCELEVEYKRLVSYDGNTIAQALIEKYFEKASLFKWRGLGNVPKSGYKLKEEFAFLDAEHIYSDILPKEEIEDHKLCICGDILRGMAKPNECTIFGTACKPQTPLGSCMVSSEGACAAYYKYGNLL, from the coding sequence ATGGCTGAGTTGCAATTAAAGGATTTGTATGATGGCTTTCGTAATCCTGAAGTGATTCAAGGTTTTGCAAAGCTTATCAATGAAGAAGCAAAAAAGCTTTCTCGTCCGATTAATATTATGGAAGTTTGTGGTGGACATACACACTCTATTATGAAGTTTGGACTGCCACAACTTCTACCGGAAAATATTAATTTTATTCATGGTCCTGGGTGTCCTGTATGTATTATGCCAAAAGAGAGAATTGATCATGCTTACATCTTAGCAGAGCTTGATGATACGATTTTGGTTACACTTGGGGATATGATAAAAGTACCGGGAAGTCATGGAAGTTTGCAAGATGCAAGAGCAAAAGGTGCGGATGTGCGTTTTGTTTACTCACCGCTTGATACACTCAAAATTGCTCAAGAAAATCCAGATAAAAAAGTCATCTTCTTTGCCATCGGCTTTGAAACTACAACACCTATGACAACTTCACTTATAGACATTGTTATAAAAAAAGAGATAAAAAACATTTTCTTTCATATCAATCATGTCACGGTTCCTGAGGTGATGGTCGAGCTTATAGACAGCAGAGATGAACATGTAGATAGTTACAACAATAGAATTGATGCCTTTTTGGGACCTTCACATGTAAGCGTTATAACGGGAAGTAAAATTTATGAAAAATTTCCAAAAGAGTATAATCGACCTGTGGTTGTTGCAGGGTTTGAACCTGTAGATATTATGGAAGCTATTTTAATGATACTGAGACAATTTAACGAAGGGCGATGTGAACTTGAAGTTGAGTACAAGCGTCTTGTATCGTATGATGGGAATACTATAGCACAGGCACTTATAGAAAAATATTTTGAAAAAGCTTCTTTGTTTAAATGGCGTGGACTTGGCAATGTACCTAAAAGCGGATATAAACTCAAAGAGGAGTTTGCTTTTTTGGATGCTGAACATATATATTCGGATATTTTACCAAAAGAGGAGATAGAAGACCATAAACTTTGTATCTGTGGTGATATATTGCGTGGTATGGCAAAACCAAATGAATGTACTATTTTTGGTACAGCCTGTAAACCGCAAACACCGCTTGGAAGTTGTATGGTTAGTAGTGAAGGTGCTTGTGCAGCATATTATAAATATGGAAATTTATTATGA
- the hypE gene encoding hydrogenase expression/formation protein HypE, whose protein sequence is MNKQITLAMGNGGEENNELISKIFYKAFKNEILEKSEDAAVIHGGELAFSTDSFTVSPLFFEGADIGKLAICGTCNDLAMMGAKPKYLTCSVIIEEGFSTRELEKIVRSMKKELEINGAIVVSGDTKVVPRGSVDKIFINTTGIGTIIKKGISSNNISTDDVILVSRDIGRHGATIFAAREGIELSSTLESDCASLIEQVEALLEADVCVTAMRDATRGGVSAVLNEWAKQSDICIEVEEESIPVSQEVYGICEMLGFEALNLANEGTFVLAVKKEDAQKALEILHSFENSKNAVKIANVSQQYKQKVILLSSYGTKRFLDAPTGELLPRIC, encoded by the coding sequence ATGAATAAACAGATAACTCTGGCTATGGGCAATGGTGGTGAAGAAAATAACGAGCTAATCTCTAAAATTTTTTATAAAGCATTTAAAAATGAGATACTTGAAAAAAGTGAAGATGCCGCAGTAATACATGGTGGAGAACTCGCTTTTTCAACTGACAGTTTTACGGTAAGCCCTCTCTTCTTTGAAGGGGCAGATATAGGAAAGCTGGCTATATGCGGTACATGTAATGATCTTGCTATGATGGGTGCAAAGCCAAAATATCTTACATGTAGTGTGATCATAGAGGAGGGGTTTTCTACTCGTGAGCTTGAAAAAATTGTGCGTAGTATGAAAAAAGAGCTTGAAATTAACGGTGCTATTGTTGTAAGTGGTGATACAAAAGTTGTGCCTCGTGGAAGTGTGGATAAAATTTTTATCAATACAACAGGTATAGGAACTATTATAAAAAAAGGGATAAGTTCTAACAATATTTCAACAGATGATGTCATACTTGTTTCAAGAGATATAGGCAGACACGGAGCGACTATTTTTGCAGCAAGAGAGGGAATAGAACTCTCAAGTACATTAGAGAGTGATTGTGCATCACTGATAGAGCAAGTAGAGGCTCTACTTGAAGCAGATGTTTGTGTGACCGCAATGCGAGATGCAACACGGGGTGGTGTGAGTGCTGTACTTAATGAGTGGGCAAAACAGTCTGATATCTGTATAGAGGTAGAAGAAGAGAGTATTCCTGTCTCTCAAGAGGTGTATGGTATATGTGAGATGTTGGGCTTTGAAGCATTGAATCTTGCAAATGAAGGTACTTTCGTTTTGGCAGTAAAAAAAGAGGATGCACAAAAAGCACTTGAAATACTGCATAGTTTTGAAAACTCCAAAAATGCTGTGAAAATTGCCAATGTAAGTCAACAATATAAACAAAAAGTAATACTGCTCAGTTCATATGGAACGAAAAGATTTTTGGATGCACCTACAGGAGAACTGTTACCTCGTATTTGTTAA
- a CDS encoding NADH-quinone oxidoreductase subunit C, translating into MNIEEFNNAIKNNIVSQYTLHDDVDSYGNPNSWIKLTNKNDIEAIAKSVSAYKGRCVVMSVYRNEDGSHMLIYHFDIDGMLINVEVPLASDDKNFISITPILPSANWAEREAREMYNLEPVGHPCKDRLFLDPSMPKGEMAEYISLSKAQVGLSDTDILWNKVNEGIK; encoded by the coding sequence ATGAATATAGAAGAGTTTAATAATGCAATAAAAAATAATATAGTGTCGCAGTATACATTGCATGATGATGTTGATAGTTATGGAAATCCTAACAGCTGGATTAAGTTGACAAACAAAAATGATATTGAAGCGATTGCAAAAAGTGTAAGTGCCTATAAAGGAAGATGTGTTGTTATGTCTGTTTATAGAAATGAAGATGGTTCTCATATGCTGATATATCATTTTGATATTGATGGGATGCTTATTAATGTTGAAGTCCCTCTTGCAAGTGATGATAAAAATTTCATATCTATTACACCAATTTTACCGAGTGCCAACTGGGCTGAGAGAGAAGCACGAGAGATGTATAATCTTGAACCTGTAGGTCATCCATGTAAAGATAGACTTTTTCTAGACCCTTCTATGCCAAAAGGAGAAATGGCTGAATATATTTCTCTCTCAAAAGCACAAGTGGGATTGAGCGACACAGATATATTATGGAATAAAGTAAATGAGGGGATTAAGTAA
- a CDS encoding energy-coupling factor ABC transporter ATP-binding protein, with translation MITLQNIEFSYEEKKVLHDISLTINKGEKVVLLGSNGSGKSTLLRILAALYFPKKGEYLFHTKKVSKKNIDKNFRKKVGILFQNPESMIFNPTVKDEIAFSLREFDEENIDKKVLAISEKFGIAHLLDKNPLELSGGEKQKVVLASILIYEPEILLLDEPTAAMDPRTTGWFVDLMLEIETTVIVATHDLSIAYEVSNRAIVLDEKHTMVYDGDIEKLFKDLQTLQKANLIHKHKHRHKKDFTHSHYHLHF, from the coding sequence TTGATAACACTGCAAAATATAGAGTTTTCGTATGAAGAAAAAAAAGTCTTACATGACATTTCACTCACAATCAACAAAGGTGAAAAAGTCGTACTTTTAGGCAGTAATGGAAGCGGAAAATCAACTCTTTTAAGAATTTTAGCCGCCCTCTATTTTCCAAAAAAAGGAGAGTATCTTTTTCATACAAAAAAGGTTAGCAAAAAAAATATTGACAAAAACTTCCGAAAAAAAGTAGGCATCCTTTTTCAAAATCCCGAAAGCATGATTTTCAATCCCACCGTAAAAGATGAAATAGCCTTTTCTTTGCGTGAATTTGATGAAGAGAACATTGACAAAAAAGTACTGGCAATAAGTGAAAAGTTCGGCATTGCACATCTTTTAGATAAAAACCCGCTTGAACTCAGCGGTGGTGAAAAACAAAAAGTTGTTCTTGCTTCCATTTTAATTTATGAACCGGAAATTTTGCTTTTGGATGAGCCTACAGCTGCGATGGATCCAAGAACTACCGGCTGGTTTGTAGACTTAATGCTTGAAATAGAGACAACAGTCATAGTCGCAACACATGATTTGAGTATAGCCTATGAAGTGAGCAACAGAGCTATTGTGCTTGATGAAAAACATACAATGGTATATGACGGAGATATTGAAAAACTTTTTAAAGATTTACAAACTTTACAAAAAGCAAATCTTATCCACAAACACAAACACAGGCATAAAAAAGATTTTACACATTCTCACTATCATTTACATTTTTAA
- a CDS encoding HypC/HybG/HupF family hydrogenase formation chaperone: MCLSIPSKVVKIDKERNVAVVDTMGVTREAGLDLMQEDEVKIGDYVLLHIGFVMNKIDEEDALESLKVYNEILEKLDEEERRQLVQEDDNCPNRGA; encoded by the coding sequence ATGTGTTTGTCAATTCCAAGTAAAGTTGTAAAAATAGATAAAGAGCGAAATGTTGCTGTAGTTGATACTATGGGTGTTACAAGAGAAGCAGGGCTTGATCTGATGCAAGAAGACGAGGTGAAAATAGGGGACTATGTTTTGTTGCATATAGGTTTTGTAATGAATAAAATAGATGAAGAGGATGCGTTAGAATCTTTAAAAGTATATAATGAAATTTTAGAAAAGCTTGATGAAGAAGAGAGGCGGCAACTGGTACAAGAGGATGATAACTGTCCAAATAGAGGTGCATAA
- a CDS encoding 4Fe-4S binding protein: protein MSKEVVPKLFRVNTGSCNGCDVEFVATAFVDKFELESLGVELVEHINEANVLVVTGPLTARSEPFLKKYVAQMRKPYAVVGIGTCSVTSGIFRDSYAIEGPTDKIVDVDINVAGCPPRPESIAEGVAKGIKVLQQKLNGEATPKTLDMIFSDFTAPASFRGKIDLNEDMCTACRTCETVCPSGAIEISAVEGGFIHKVWHNSCCFCGNCAYFCPTGAIFNTNSFDTAKTQDEKYSEVNVGHINYETCSCCGENYMPPSRGLLGKAYVHDDVSKLNDAICPACRKEANFKRMYG, encoded by the coding sequence ATGAGTAAAGAAGTTGTTCCTAAATTATTTAGAGTAAATACAGGAAGTTGTAATGGTTGTGATGTGGAGTTTGTTGCAACTGCGTTTGTAGATAAATTTGAGCTTGAGAGTTTAGGGGTTGAGCTTGTTGAGCATATAAATGAAGCAAATGTATTGGTTGTTACTGGACCATTAACTGCAAGAAGTGAACCATTTTTAAAGAAATATGTTGCTCAAATGAGAAAGCCATACGCTGTTGTTGGTATAGGTACTTGTTCTGTTACAAGTGGGATTTTTAGAGATTCTTATGCTATTGAAGGTCCTACAGATAAAATCGTAGATGTTGATATCAATGTTGCTGGATGTCCTCCTCGACCTGAATCTATCGCCGAAGGAGTTGCTAAAGGCATTAAGGTGCTTCAACAAAAGTTGAATGGGGAGGCTACTCCTAAAACACTCGATATGATATTTTCTGACTTTACAGCTCCAGCTTCATTTAGAGGTAAAATTGATTTAAATGAAGATATGTGTACTGCATGTAGAACTTGCGAAACTGTTTGTCCTTCAGGGGCTATTGAGATATCAGCTGTTGAGGGTGGATTTATTCATAAGGTTTGGCATAACTCATGTTGTTTTTGTGGAAATTGTGCTTACTTTTGTCCTACTGGTGCTATTTTTAATACAAATAGTTTTGACACTGCAAAAACACAAGATGAAAAATATAGTGAAGTAAATGTAGGGCATATAAATTATGAGACTTGTAGCTGCTGTGGTGAAAATTATATGCCACCATCGCGTGGATTACTAGGGAAAGCTTATGTTCATGATGATGTCAGCAAGTTGAATGATGCAATTTGTCCGGCGTGTAGAAAAGAAGCAAATTTTAAAAGGATGTATGGATGA
- the cbiM gene encoding cobalt transporter CbiM, whose protein sequence is MHIPDGYISPTTVIATYAVALPLWIYGLKKLKEKLNEETLPLIGALSAMSFIIMMFNIPVPGGTSGHAVGAALIAILFGPWVGFISVSLVLLIQAVVFGDGGISAYALNALSMALTGSFGAYFVFKIFKNKKFAPFLAGWVGIVSSSFVVAVALGIQPLFWTHNGQPLYFPFDLKTTMVALVGSHMLFFGMVEGIFTQLIYNYLKGKNRELSYEK, encoded by the coding sequence ATGCACATACCAGATGGCTATATATCTCCGACAACTGTCATTGCGACTTATGCTGTTGCTCTGCCCCTTTGGATTTATGGACTCAAAAAGCTCAAAGAAAAACTGAATGAAGAAACACTTCCTCTTATAGGAGCTTTAAGCGCAATGAGTTTTATTATTATGATGTTTAACATTCCTGTTCCGGGAGGAACCAGCGGGCATGCAGTTGGTGCTGCACTTATTGCTATACTATTTGGACCCTGGGTAGGTTTCATTTCTGTGAGTTTGGTACTGCTTATACAGGCTGTAGTCTTTGGCGACGGAGGCATTTCAGCATATGCACTCAATGCTCTTTCTATGGCACTGACAGGCTCATTTGGTGCCTATTTTGTTTTTAAGATATTTAAGAACAAAAAATTTGCACCATTTTTGGCAGGCTGGGTGGGTATTGTCAGTTCATCCTTTGTTGTGGCAGTTGCCCTTGGCATACAGCCATTGTTTTGGACACATAACGGACAGCCGCTTTACTTTCCTTTTGATTTAAAAACAACAATGGTGGCACTGGTTGGTTCTCATATGCTCTTTTTCGGAATGGTTGAAGGAATATTTACACAACTGATTTATAACTATCTTAAAGGAAAAAACAGGGAGCTCTCTTATGAAAAATAA
- a CDS encoding hydrogenase maturation nickel metallochaperone HypA, with protein sequence MHEYSIVQSMLDLCEKHSKGQEVAKVAVKIGKMSGIEPHFLKESFEVFKEGTVCQDATMDMQIIEITIECQKCKKVAVVDSFNFYCPYCQGGDTKVLTGQEMHIDYIELKEV encoded by the coding sequence ATGCACGAATACAGTATTGTTCAGTCAATGTTAGATCTTTGTGAGAAACATTCAAAAGGGCAAGAAGTTGCAAAAGTTGCTGTAAAGATAGGAAAGATGAGTGGAATAGAACCTCACTTTCTTAAAGAGAGCTTTGAAGTTTTCAAAGAGGGGACAGTTTGCCAGGATGCTACTATGGATATGCAGATTATCGAGATTACCATTGAGTGTCAAAAGTGTAAAAAGGTTGCAGTTGTAGATAGTTTTAATTTTTATTGTCCCTATTGTCAAGGGGGCGATACAAAAGTGCTTACTGGACAAGAGATGCATATTGATTATATAGAATTAAAGGAGGTGTGA